From Actinopolyspora lacussalsi, a single genomic window includes:
- a CDS encoding RHS repeat-associated protein (product_source=TIGR03696; cath_funfam=2.170.16.10,2.60.120.200; cog=COG3209; pfam=PF05593,PF07591,PF13385; smart=SM00282,SM00306; superfamily=49899,50814,51294,55961,81296; tigrfam=TIGR01445,TIGR01643,TIGR03696; transmembrane_helix_parts=Inside_1_12,TMhelix_13_35,Outside_36_3585): MSYDAHRGSTPRPARIGSLLLALAVVVGLINAPQLQAQAATQGEIPEQRQGSAAGRSHDASSEDTSAENESGGKSHNARPAEGLPSDERPPAPELPQQLPEKAKVSIGSEPDAATRGFDPNTSRELKSERSSQSQTFANADGTRTLRVYQSQKFAETADGGLQPVDLTLEQDGGVWKTTTDSRTKNFAGAANTSEIASVELADGRSLGFRVADAADVTAKVSGSSVTYPGIRPQSDLNLQATAVGIKETIRLKSADAPTVWDFPMNVGDLTPELHEGSVLLKDSEGEVRHVIPPGYMVDSNVHPRSGEGVRSDGVKYEIVGDAEQPVLRVSVDEEWLADPERVFPVKVDPSVVGKDTDGTTYVQSPYDSDYSGEPNMSVGTYNGGGNKAAAFLKFDSISSDLAGNYILGARLRMFETWSYSCEARPVRVHEVTQPWSVQGSKSYPGPATGAEIARKSFAHGYNDSCGSQWVDIPLGNAGRDLVHGWTHGEPNHGLALRASDTDSKGWKKFASAASANPPYLEVTYTPYWADYELGGMSPVVTSSDDGRMSVTVTNRGRDTWTPDNDYKLGYRLWDAEGNELPRTSTAWTDMPHDVAPGQTVTIDARVEKLPPGEYSLRWDMDHYGTTRFSSTGAPMSASVAFTVPNQPPAVDSMSPPSDYNASVLTPTLALTGHDQDTYPGEGINYRFKVCSASGEDCFNSGWVDSPVWSVPEGELTWGENYVWYGQIGDMRIASPWTQGSHLTTKVPQPPVTSHLSSGDEVGGRVDPGVGNFAEVETDAEIAAVGPELSVARSYNSLDPRQNLAFGSGWSTKWDARVVPDDDGSGNVVVTYATGQQARYGRNPDGSYATPSGRTATLVRTESDGWTLRTQGGQRYEFDSNGRLSRIVDAQGREQHLSYDDSGNLATVTDATSGRSLNLTFSGGHVTEVSTAPDPVSTWHYHYDGDRLTRVCDPTGACDNYTYTDSSHYRSVTLDAKPHAYWRLSEQSDTAVTSEVPGYWESKEATSHNLTHGRPGPIAGGSTTAAGFDGSSSYVQLPDDMVRNSQYLAVEMWFKTSSSSGEMLFSTGYDRPGTSNPSDAAMPALYVGTDGKLHGHFWNNKTAGIATESTVNDGEWHHVVLSGARDTQTLFLDGRTVGSQSGKIDNVDPLNHVGAGWFNSRDWPAAPNATWDYFDGDIAEVAMYHQPMGRTVAAEHYAARTATEQLTSIKRAGGAYAAEVSYDSSTARVTSYTDSDGGTWQVGESTTEGDGFRYGEAVTGSRPNANWRLRENEGTTARGDPALRRAEYHSVSRTSGPFPDTAARSFDGQRSYVQLPDNTLTGRKRLAVELWFKTSSTDGGVLFSTGNNRPDDENPTGGAMPVLYVGTDGKLHGHFWNAETEGAVSANKVNDGQWHQVMLSGKPEQQTLYLDGNAVQTLQGELQNVDPYGYVGTGLLNGLNWPAKPEGTWGHFEGSIGQVALYPYGVSASDAQEHYAARGDAADYRAAVREENVHTLWTLGDPAGSTHAESVHALTDATYHGVDKDVSPPMRGAGAVGFDGQSSYVRLPNSQARGRGRLSVEMWFKTSSSEGGVLYATGNQAPSVTDPPGGAMPVLYVGTDGKLRGHFWNDKVSGITTDSAVNDGEWHHVTLSAAGDSQRLYLDGNMVGSQSGELDNRDRYDFLGVGQLDSNDWPALPDQVWNHFEGSIGEVALYHRPLDSASVADHYSARNAATAVDITGPDGGVRTYTYDPNAGGRTISVTNSDGATKVYGYDTGGFVNRITDANGNTTRISNDERGNQLSRTRCRTEGTEKCYTSYRSYYHNPDDPLDPRNGKVTEFRDARSDSETDDTYLTTYSYNAAGKLTSTSEPGETGGAQRTTTNTYTTGDEPAPDGGTQPPGLLASETDPAGNETSHTYTSAGDLASVTDPAGLVTEYDYDGLGRKTSETQVSDSEPDGLTTTFDYDQASRLVEKVGPETENAVTGELHQRRVRNTHNGDGSIAETTVDDALGNDPARTTSYTYDNRGRRLEVTGPEGGVTRTEYDEFGEVVRRVTPTGTEYTYTYTAARHQLATMTVTGFSGDGSEPHDVVLESRAYDPAGRLASVTDAMGRTTTRTYYDDGQLAAERLLDYQDPESGETRDLLLRRYEYLGNGSESLVVRGDGQYSTSTEYDPAGRPVRSTDREGERVLRSTETSYDAVGNPVEVIDRNPRGETVRHAESGYDPMGRRLSHTVHTGGETLVSKSHRDQRGLVTSTVDPRGTAQGADPAEFTTEYGYDELGRRVTVTRPEVRAESGGNPAEPVSPVVTNGYNTFGEAVARRGPNGNVTTSAYDKAGRQVSTTRPDYTPPGASEPITATSTKSYDAAGRVVESTDALGDTTTFGYDELGNLVRRTNPAREGEQSGGVWRATYDPLGERLSVTDVTGAEQHYTYDELGRTITSTVVERVPEPTRNLTTRYTYDALGNPASVSTPTGLTTTYEHDDLGNPVSMTDPAGNTTTSVHNAQGKPVSITEPSGVTTNYEYDLAGRLLRTSDLDASGEKVRDRAFGYDRAGNQVSSTDAHGVTTTRSFDPLNRLRSITRPVADGEEITTSYGYDAAGNVTRATDGNGNNTVYTVNSWNTTESTIEPATERHPDDADRTYTTAYDALGRVKREIQPGGVTVSKSYDALGNLVGESGSGAEASTPDRSFGYDKAGRMTSATVSGKTNTFGYDDRGNLVSAAGPSGDSTFAYDDEGRISTTTTAAGEASFGYDAAGRLATAVDPLTGITATYGYDDAGRRAQVEYGGQRTYREYGYDELSRLSSDTVHRADDSVSTELSYDYDVADRLISKQNSTASATTTSDYTYDKAGRLTSWDNGDQVTQYSWDAAGNLVGSGGETATYDERNRLLSRGGTEFEYSARGTVTARSAGGTTTDVRFNAYGEMTEDGGKSYGYDALNRLVSSGSRSLSYAGDSLKVTSDGQSEYSYTPEGGALGVGNGDSAGIAVTNQHTDLVGTVSPGDGSVSGWRSYSPFGQVSEQEGSQPSLGYQGQFTDSDSGKVNMGSRWYRPGTGTFTSRDSANLDPTSTTDANRYAYAGGNPLTRIDPRGYFWGKALDVVKEVSGYNDAKRCFQGSWAGCAWTAANFTPVGKIAKGVKTAYKGYKTWSRGRKAGKAADDVPSSGRKFNRGGGSKAKSKGKSRGGGKARGRAGTRVGKTVGHVGGRVAVSAGGSAAGSTMSRAAIAQARAAAREAARLAARRKRVRDDAMTHHPKPKPSNTVSKQVQNRLDRLDNQEPIELGVLAADAASAGSGEDAGGFVPDALGAVGGLRRGGGMSRPGSTPDLPGGGSARSSGSGGSSGAGGACTPNSFVPGTEVVLADGSRTAIEEVELGDRVLATDPETGETEPERVTATITGQGQKHLVEVTVDTDGDRGSATDSVTATGEHPFWVPNRDEWVDAADLQAGDRVRTAEGEQRLVTGIRTWTALQRVHNLTINDTHTYYVDLNGHDETLVHNSDCDWPPYGQNSADEHYDKHVLGMDDDGNFTRTPDMPEYDTEDGFDRYVADSQALMCPDACPSGVREGKRDRDNTWIRYEMSTGKIGMKRDGQIVSYFRPDAEMEYFSEEVDW, translated from the coding sequence ATGAGCTACGACGCGCACCGTGGCAGCACGCCGCGTCCCGCCAGGATCGGGTCGTTACTGCTCGCGTTGGCAGTGGTCGTGGGGCTGATCAACGCCCCGCAGCTGCAGGCGCAGGCCGCCACGCAGGGCGAGATTCCGGAACAGCGACAGGGCAGTGCGGCCGGGCGCTCCCACGACGCCTCCAGCGAGGACACCTCGGCCGAGAACGAATCCGGCGGGAAGTCGCACAACGCGCGGCCCGCCGAGGGGCTGCCCTCGGACGAACGCCCGCCCGCCCCGGAACTGCCGCAGCAGTTGCCGGAGAAGGCGAAGGTCAGCATCGGCTCCGAACCGGACGCCGCCACTCGAGGGTTCGATCCCAACACCAGCCGTGAGCTCAAGAGTGAGCGCTCCAGCCAGAGCCAGACCTTCGCCAACGCCGACGGCACCAGGACGCTGCGCGTCTACCAGAGCCAGAAGTTCGCCGAGACCGCCGACGGCGGCCTCCAACCGGTCGATCTGACCCTGGAACAGGACGGCGGTGTCTGGAAGACCACCACCGACTCGCGGACCAAGAACTTCGCGGGCGCCGCGAACACCTCCGAGATCGCCTCGGTCGAACTCGCCGACGGCAGATCCCTGGGATTCCGGGTGGCCGACGCCGCCGACGTCACCGCGAAGGTCTCCGGCAGCTCGGTCACCTACCCGGGGATCCGGCCGCAGTCCGATCTCAACCTGCAGGCCACCGCGGTCGGCATCAAGGAGACGATCCGGCTGAAGTCGGCCGACGCGCCGACCGTGTGGGACTTCCCGATGAACGTCGGCGATCTCACGCCGGAGCTGCACGAGGGCTCGGTGCTGCTCAAGGACTCCGAGGGCGAGGTCCGCCACGTCATCCCACCGGGCTACATGGTGGACTCCAACGTCCACCCCCGCTCCGGTGAGGGCGTGCGCTCCGACGGCGTGAAGTACGAGATCGTCGGCGACGCCGAGCAGCCCGTGCTGCGGGTCTCGGTGGACGAGGAGTGGCTCGCGGACCCGGAGCGGGTCTTCCCGGTCAAGGTCGACCCGAGCGTGGTCGGCAAGGACACCGACGGCACCACCTACGTGCAGTCGCCCTACGACAGCGATTACTCGGGTGAGCCCAACATGAGCGTGGGCACCTACAACGGCGGTGGCAACAAGGCCGCCGCCTTCCTGAAATTCGACTCGATCAGCTCCGATCTGGCGGGCAACTACATCCTCGGTGCCAGGCTGCGGATGTTCGAGACCTGGTCCTACTCCTGCGAGGCCAGGCCGGTTCGGGTGCACGAGGTCACCCAGCCCTGGTCGGTGCAGGGCAGCAAGAGCTATCCCGGCCCGGCCACCGGCGCGGAGATCGCCCGCAAGAGCTTCGCCCACGGCTACAACGACAGCTGCGGGTCGCAGTGGGTGGACATCCCGCTGGGCAACGCCGGGCGCGATCTCGTGCACGGCTGGACCCACGGCGAACCCAACCACGGCCTGGCGCTGCGTGCCTCGGACACCGACTCCAAGGGTTGGAAGAAGTTCGCCAGCGCGGCCTCGGCCAACCCGCCCTACCTGGAGGTCACCTACACGCCGTACTGGGCCGACTACGAGCTCGGCGGCATGAGCCCGGTCGTCACCAGCAGCGACGACGGTCGGATGAGCGTCACGGTGACCAACCGCGGGCGCGACACCTGGACCCCGGACAACGACTACAAGCTGGGCTACCGGCTCTGGGACGCCGAGGGCAACGAGCTGCCGCGCACCTCCACGGCGTGGACGGACATGCCGCACGACGTCGCTCCCGGACAGACGGTCACCATCGACGCCCGCGTCGAGAAACTGCCGCCGGGCGAGTACTCGCTGCGCTGGGACATGGACCACTACGGCACCACCCGGTTCTCCTCGACCGGTGCGCCGATGTCGGCGTCGGTGGCGTTCACCGTGCCCAACCAGCCGCCCGCCGTGGACTCCATGTCGCCGCCCAGCGACTACAACGCCTCGGTGCTGACCCCCACGCTCGCGCTGACCGGTCACGACCAGGACACCTACCCGGGCGAGGGCATCAACTACCGCTTCAAGGTCTGCTCCGCGTCCGGTGAGGACTGCTTCAACTCCGGCTGGGTGGACTCCCCGGTCTGGTCGGTGCCGGAAGGCGAACTCACCTGGGGCGAGAACTACGTCTGGTACGGCCAGATCGGCGACATGCGGATCGCCAGTCCCTGGACGCAGGGCTCCCACCTGACCACCAAGGTGCCGCAGCCGCCGGTGACCAGCCACCTCTCCTCAGGTGACGAGGTCGGCGGGCGCGTCGACCCCGGTGTGGGCAACTTCGCCGAAGTCGAGACCGACGCCGAGATCGCCGCCGTGGGTCCGGAACTGTCCGTGGCGCGCTCCTACAACAGCCTCGACCCCCGGCAGAACCTGGCCTTCGGCTCCGGCTGGTCGACCAAGTGGGACGCGCGGGTGGTGCCCGACGACGACGGTTCCGGCAACGTCGTGGTCACCTACGCCACCGGGCAGCAGGCCCGCTACGGGCGGAATCCCGACGGCAGCTACGCCACCCCCTCCGGCCGCACCGCCACGCTGGTGCGCACCGAATCGGACGGTTGGACGCTGCGCACCCAGGGCGGCCAACGCTACGAGTTCGACTCGAACGGACGGCTGAGCCGGATCGTCGACGCGCAGGGGCGCGAGCAGCACCTCTCCTACGACGACTCGGGCAACCTCGCCACGGTCACCGACGCCACCTCGGGGCGCTCGCTGAACCTGACCTTCTCCGGCGGGCACGTCACCGAGGTCAGCACCGCGCCGGATCCGGTGTCGACCTGGCACTACCACTACGACGGCGATCGGCTCACCAGGGTCTGCGATCCCACCGGGGCCTGTGACAACTACACCTACACCGACAGCTCGCACTACCGCTCGGTCACGCTCGACGCCAAACCGCACGCCTACTGGCGACTGTCCGAACAGTCCGACACCGCCGTGACCAGCGAGGTGCCCGGCTACTGGGAGTCCAAGGAAGCCACCTCCCACAACCTCACCCACGGCAGGCCCGGCCCGATCGCGGGCGGCTCCACCACCGCGGCCGGTTTCGACGGCTCCTCCAGTTACGTCCAGCTGCCCGACGACATGGTGCGCAACTCGCAGTACCTGGCCGTGGAGATGTGGTTCAAGACCAGCAGTTCCAGCGGTGAGATGCTGTTCTCCACGGGCTACGACCGGCCGGGCACCTCGAACCCGAGCGACGCCGCCATGCCCGCGCTCTACGTCGGCACCGACGGCAAGCTGCACGGCCACTTCTGGAACAACAAGACGGCCGGGATCGCCACCGAATCGACCGTCAACGACGGCGAGTGGCACCACGTGGTGCTCTCCGGCGCCCGCGACACCCAGACGCTGTTCCTCGACGGGCGGACCGTGGGCAGCCAGAGTGGCAAGATCGACAATGTCGACCCGCTCAACCACGTCGGCGCGGGCTGGTTCAACTCCCGCGACTGGCCCGCCGCCCCAAACGCGACGTGGGACTACTTCGACGGCGACATCGCCGAGGTGGCGATGTACCACCAGCCGATGGGCCGAACCGTCGCCGCCGAGCACTACGCGGCCCGCACCGCCACCGAGCAGCTGACCTCCATCAAGCGCGCTGGCGGTGCCTACGCGGCCGAGGTCTCCTACGATTCGTCCACCGCCAGGGTGACCAGCTACACCGACTCGGACGGCGGCACCTGGCAGGTCGGTGAGTCCACCACCGAGGGCGACGGGTTCCGCTACGGCGAAGCGGTGACCGGATCGCGCCCGAACGCCAACTGGCGACTGCGGGAGAACGAGGGAACCACCGCGCGCGGCGATCCCGCGCTGCGGCGCGCCGAGTACCACTCGGTCTCGCGTACCTCCGGCCCGTTCCCGGACACCGCGGCGCGTTCCTTCGACGGGCAGCGCTCCTACGTCCAGCTACCGGACAACACGCTCACCGGCAGGAAACGACTGGCGGTCGAACTGTGGTTCAAGACCTCCAGCACCGACGGCGGCGTGCTGTTCTCCACGGGCAACAACCGCCCGGACGACGAGAACCCCACCGGCGGTGCCATGCCGGTGCTCTACGTGGGCACCGACGGCAAGCTGCACGGCCACTTCTGGAACGCCGAGACCGAGGGCGCCGTCTCGGCGAACAAGGTCAACGACGGCCAGTGGCACCAGGTGATGCTGTCCGGCAAGCCCGAGCAGCAGACGCTGTACCTGGACGGTAACGCCGTCCAGACGCTGCAGGGCGAGCTGCAGAACGTCGACCCCTACGGCTACGTCGGAACCGGGCTGCTCAACGGTCTGAACTGGCCCGCCAAACCCGAGGGCACCTGGGGCCACTTCGAGGGCTCGATCGGCCAGGTAGCGCTGTATCCCTACGGGGTCTCGGCATCCGACGCCCAGGAGCACTACGCCGCGCGCGGTGACGCGGCCGACTACCGGGCGGCCGTGCGCGAGGAGAACGTCCACACCCTGTGGACGCTGGGTGACCCGGCGGGCAGCACGCACGCCGAATCGGTGCACGCGCTGACCGACGCCACCTACCACGGTGTCGACAAGGACGTTTCCCCGCCGATGCGCGGCGCGGGAGCCGTCGGTTTCGACGGGCAGAGCTCTTATGTGCGGCTGCCCAACAGCCAGGCGCGCGGCCGCGGCCGACTGTCCGTGGAGATGTGGTTCAAGACCTCCAGCTCCGAGGGCGGGGTGCTCTACGCCACCGGTAACCAAGCACCGAGTGTCACCGATCCCCCGGGTGGTGCGATGCCGGTGCTCTACGTGGGCACCGACGGCAAACTGCGCGGGCACTTCTGGAACGACAAGGTTTCGGGGATCACCACCGACTCCGCCGTCAACGACGGCGAGTGGCACCACGTGACGCTGTCGGCCGCCGGTGACTCGCAGCGGCTCTATCTGGACGGCAACATGGTGGGATCGCAATCGGGCGAGCTCGACAACCGGGACCGCTACGACTTCCTCGGCGTCGGGCAGCTCGACTCCAACGACTGGCCCGCCCTGCCCGACCAGGTGTGGAACCACTTCGAGGGCTCCATCGGCGAGGTGGCCCTCTACCACCGGCCGCTGGACAGCGCCAGCGTGGCCGACCACTACTCGGCCAGGAACGCGGCCACGGCCGTGGACATCACCGGCCCGGACGGCGGGGTCCGCACCTATACCTACGACCCCAACGCAGGTGGCCGGACCATCTCGGTGACCAACTCGGACGGCGCCACCAAGGTGTACGGCTACGACACCGGCGGGTTCGTCAACCGGATCACCGACGCCAACGGCAACACCACCAGGATCTCCAACGACGAACGCGGCAACCAGCTGTCCCGCACCCGGTGCCGCACCGAGGGCACCGAGAAGTGCTACACCAGCTACCGCTCCTACTACCACAACCCCGACGACCCGCTGGACCCGCGCAACGGCAAGGTCACCGAGTTCCGGGACGCCCGCTCGGACTCCGAAACCGACGACACCTACCTGACCACCTACTCCTACAACGCCGCGGGCAAGCTCACCAGCACCTCGGAGCCGGGTGAGACCGGCGGTGCCCAGCGCACCACCACCAACACCTACACCACCGGCGACGAACCGGCTCCGGACGGCGGAACCCAGCCACCGGGGCTGCTGGCCTCCGAGACCGACCCGGCGGGCAACGAGACCAGCCACACCTACACCAGCGCCGGTGACCTCGCCAGCGTCACCGACCCGGCCGGGCTGGTCACCGAGTACGACTACGACGGGCTCGGGCGCAAGACCAGCGAGACCCAGGTCTCCGACAGCGAGCCGGACGGGCTGACCACCACCTTCGACTACGACCAGGCATCCAGGCTGGTCGAGAAGGTCGGACCCGAGACCGAGAACGCCGTCACCGGCGAGCTCCACCAGCGCCGGGTGCGCAACACCCACAACGGCGACGGCAGCATCGCCGAGACCACGGTGGACGACGCGCTGGGCAACGACCCGGCCCGCACCACCTCCTACACCTACGACAACCGGGGCCGTCGCCTGGAGGTCACCGGCCCGGAGGGCGGGGTCACCCGCACCGAGTACGACGAGTTCGGCGAGGTAGTGCGCCGGGTGACTCCCACCGGGACCGAGTACACCTACACCTACACCGCCGCCCGGCACCAGCTGGCCACCATGACGGTGACCGGGTTCAGCGGTGACGGTTCCGAACCGCACGACGTGGTGCTTGAGTCCCGCGCCTACGACCCGGCGGGCCGGCTGGCCAGCGTCACCGACGCGATGGGCCGCACCACCACCCGCACCTACTACGACGACGGGCAGCTCGCGGCCGAGCGACTGCTGGACTATCAGGACCCGGAAAGCGGCGAGACCCGCGACCTGCTGCTGCGGCGCTACGAGTACCTGGGCAACGGCTCCGAGTCGCTGGTGGTCCGCGGCGACGGGCAGTACAGCACCAGCACCGAGTACGACCCCGCCGGACGCCCGGTGCGCAGCACCGACCGCGAGGGCGAGCGGGTGCTGCGCTCCACCGAGACCAGCTACGACGCGGTCGGCAACCCGGTCGAGGTCATCGACCGGAACCCCCGGGGCGAGACCGTCCGGCACGCCGAGAGCGGCTACGACCCGATGGGGCGGCGCCTCTCGCACACCGTCCACACCGGCGGGGAAACCCTGGTGTCGAAGAGCCACCGCGACCAGCGCGGGCTCGTGACGTCCACCGTGGACCCGCGCGGCACCGCGCAAGGGGCTGATCCGGCCGAGTTCACCACCGAGTACGGCTACGACGAGCTCGGCAGGCGCGTCACCGTGACGCGACCGGAGGTGCGGGCCGAATCCGGCGGCAACCCGGCCGAGCCCGTCTCGCCGGTGGTCACCAACGGCTACAACACCTTCGGCGAAGCGGTGGCGCGGCGCGGTCCGAACGGCAACGTGACCACCAGCGCCTACGACAAGGCCGGGCGGCAGGTGAGCACCACCAGGCCCGACTACACCCCGCCGGGCGCGAGCGAGCCGATCACCGCCACCAGCACCAAGAGCTACGACGCGGCCGGTCGCGTGGTCGAGAGCACCGACGCGCTGGGCGACACCACCACGTTCGGCTACGACGAACTGGGCAACCTGGTGCGGCGCACCAACCCCGCACGCGAGGGTGAGCAGTCCGGCGGCGTGTGGCGCGCCACCTACGACCCGCTGGGCGAGCGGCTCTCGGTCACCGACGTGACCGGCGCCGAGCAGCACTACACCTACGACGAGCTCGGCAGGACGATCACCTCCACCGTGGTGGAGCGCGTGCCGGAACCGACCAGGAACCTGACCACCCGCTACACCTACGACGCGCTGGGCAACCCGGCCTCGGTCAGCACGCCCACCGGCTTGACCACCACCTACGAGCACGACGACCTCGGCAACCCGGTGAGCATGACCGACCCGGCGGGCAACACCACCACGTCGGTCCACAACGCGCAGGGCAAACCGGTCTCGATCACCGAGCCGTCCGGGGTGACCACCAACTACGAGTACGACCTCGCGGGCAGGCTGCTGCGCACGTCCGACCTGGACGCCTCCGGCGAGAAGGTGCGCGACCGCGCCTTCGGCTACGACCGGGCGGGCAACCAGGTCAGCAGCACCGACGCGCACGGGGTGACCACCACCCGCTCGTTCGATCCGCTGAACCGGCTGCGCTCGATCACCCGCCCGGTCGCCGACGGCGAGGAGATCACCACCAGCTACGGCTACGACGCGGCGGGCAACGTCACCAGGGCCACCGACGGCAACGGCAACAACACCGTCTACACCGTCAACTCGTGGAACACGACCGAGTCCACGATCGAGCCCGCCACCGAGCGGCACCCGGACGACGCCGACCGCACCTACACCACCGCCTACGACGCGCTGGGACGGGTGAAGCGGGAGATCCAACCGGGCGGGGTGACCGTCAGCAAGTCCTACGACGCGCTGGGCAACCTCGTCGGCGAGAGCGGCTCCGGCGCGGAGGCGTCCACCCCGGACCGGAGCTTCGGCTACGACAAGGCCGGGCGGATGACCTCGGCCACGGTGTCCGGCAAGACCAACACCTTCGGCTACGACGACCGCGGCAACCTGGTCTCGGCCGCCGGGCCCTCCGGTGACTCCACCTTCGCCTACGACGACGAGGGCAGGATCAGCACCACCACCACGGCTGCGGGCGAGGCGTCGTTCGGCTACGACGCGGCCGGACGACTGGCCACGGCGGTGGACCCGCTCACCGGCATCACCGCCACGTACGGCTACGACGACGCCGGGCGCCGCGCCCAAGTGGAGTACGGCGGTCAGAGGACCTACCGCGAGTACGGCTACGACGAGCTCAGCAGGCTCTCCTCCGACACGGTGCACCGGGCCGACGATTCGGTCAGCACGGAGCTGTCCTACGACTACGACGTCGCCGACCGGCTGATCAGCAAGCAGAACTCGACGGCCTCGGCCACCACGACCTCGGACTACACCTACGACAAGGCGGGCAGACTCACCTCCTGGGACAACGGTGACCAGGTCACCCAGTACTCCTGGGACGCGGCGGGCAACCTCGTCGGCTCCGGCGGTGAGACAGCCACTTACGACGAACGCAACCGGCTGCTCTCGCGGGGCGGCACCGAGTTCGAGTACTCGGCGCGCGGCACCGTGACCGCCCGGAGCGCGGGCGGGACCACCACCGACGTGCGGTTCAACGCCTACGGCGAGATGACCGAGGACGGCGGCAAGTCCTACGGCTACGACGCGCTGAACCGGCTGGTCTCGTCCGGGTCGCGTTCACTGTCCTACGCGGGCGACTCGCTGAAGGTGACCTCGGACGGGCAGAGCGAATACTCCTACACGCCGGAGGGTGGTGCGCTCGGGGTCGGCAACGGCGACTCGGCCGGGATCGCGGTGACCAACCAGCACACCGACCTGGTGGGCACGGTCTCGCCGGGTGACGGTTCGGTGTCGGGGTGGCGCTCGTACTCGCCGTTCGGCCAGGTGAGCGAGCAGGAGGGCTCGCAGCCCTCGCTGGGCTACCAGGGGCAGTTCACCGATTCCGACAGCGGCAAGGTGAACATGGGCTCGCGCTGGTACCGGCCCGGCACGGGCACGTTCACCTCGCGCGACTCGGCGAATTTGGATCCGACCAGCACGACCGATGCCAACCGGTACGCCTATGCGGGTGGTAATCCGCTGACGCGGATCGATCCGCGGGGCTACTTCTGGGGCAAGGCGCTCGACGTCGTCAAGGAGGTGTCGGGCTACAACGACGCCAAGCGGTGTTTCCAGGGCTCCTGGGCGGGGTGTGCCTGGACGGCGGCGAACTTCACGCCGGTCGGCAAGATCGCCAAGGGAGTCAAGACCGCCTACAAGGGCTACAAGACCTGGAGTCGGGGCCGGAAGGCGGGCAAGGCGGCCGACGACGTGCCGTCCAGTGGTAGGAAGTTCAATCGCGGGGGCGGTAGCAAGGCCAAGAGCAAGGGTAAGAGTCGCGGTGGTGGTAAGGCCCGTGGTAGGGCCGGTACTCGGGTCGGTAAGACCGTGGGGCACGTCGGTGGGCGTGTGGCCGTTTCCGCTGGTGGTTCGGCGGCCGGTAGCACCATGTCGCGGGCGGCGATCGCTCAGGCCCGGGCGGCGGCGCGTGAGGCGGCCCGGTTGGCGGCGCGGCGTAAGCGGGTGCGTGACGATGCGATGACGCATCACCCCAAGCCGAAGCCGTCGAACACGGTCTCCAAGCAGGTGCAGAACAGGCTGGATCGGCTGGACAACCAGGAGCCGATCGAGCTGGGTGTACTGGCCGCGGATGCGGCCTCGGCGGGTTCTGGGGAGGATGCCGGTGGGTTCGTGCCGGATGCGTTGGGGGCTGTGGGTGGTCTCCGGCGTGGTGGCGGCATGTCGCGTCCGGGGTCGACGCCGGATCTGCCCGGTGGTGGTTCGGCGCGGTCGTCGGGCTCTGGCGGTTCGTCGGGTGCTGGTGGTGCGTGCACGCCGAACAGTTTCGTGCCGGGTACCGAGGTGGTGTTGGCCGATGGGTCGCGGACCGCGATTGAGGAGGTCGAGCTCGGGGATCGGGTGTTGGCCACCGACCCGGAGACGGGGGAGACCGAGCCGGAGCGGGTGACGGCCACCATCACCGGCCAGGGCCAGAAACACCTGGTAGAGGTCACTGTCGACACCGATGGTGACCGAGGATCCGCGACCGACTCGGTGACGGCGACGGGTGAGCACCCGTTCTGGGTGCCCAACCGGGACGAGTGGGTCGACGCGGCCGATCTCCAGGCCGGTGATCGGGTGCGCACCGCCGAGGGTGAGCAGCGGCTGGTCACCGGCATCCGCACCTGGACCGCGCTGCAGCGCGTCCACAACCTCACCATCAACGACACCCACACCTACTACGTCGACCTCAACGGCCACGACGAAACACTCGTCCACAACAGCGACTGTGACTGGCCGCCGTATGGTCAAAACAGCGCGGACGAGCATTACGACAAACATGTTCTCGGAATGGATGACGACGGGAACTTCACACGTACTCCCGATATGCCCGAGTATGACACCGAGGACGGCTTCGACAGGTACGTAGCGGACTCACAGGCTCTCATGTGTCCCGATGCCTGTCCGTCGGGAGTCCGGGAAGGCAAACGTGATAGGGATAACACGTGGATCCGTTACGAGATGAGCACAGGAAAGATCGGCATGAAACGCGACGGCCAGATTGTTTCCTACTTCAGGCCTGATGCAGAAATGGAATATTTCTCTGAAGAGGTGGACTGGTGA